One region of Termitidicoccus mucosus genomic DNA includes:
- a CDS encoding Dps family protein has protein sequence MKKSKKSKSASPVVELLDLVLADSYSLMALTHSAHWNVEGPNFFSLHTAFEEQYQDLFTAVDELAERIRFLKAYAIGGLGRFAKVSGLQEPSGPLSARDYVTSLLEAHEKTIKDFTALRDAAGEAEDAETQDMAIARLQWHQKIVWMLKSWMK, from the coding sequence ATGAAAAAATCCAAAAAATCCAAATCCGCCTCTCCCGTGGTCGAGTTGCTCGACCTCGTCCTTGCCGACTCCTACTCGCTGATGGCGCTCACGCATAGCGCGCACTGGAATGTCGAGGGCCCGAACTTCTTCTCGCTGCACACGGCGTTTGAGGAGCAATACCAGGATCTCTTCACCGCGGTGGACGAACTGGCCGAGCGCATCCGGTTTCTCAAGGCCTATGCCATCGGCGGGCTGGGGCGTTTCGCCAAGGTGTCCGGCCTGCAGGAGCCTTCCGGCCCCCTTTCGGCCCGCGACTACGTGACGAGCCTGCTCGAGGCCCACGAAAAGACCATCAAGGATTTCACCGCCCTGCGCGATGCCGCCGGCGAGGCCGAGGACGCCGAGACGCAGGACATGGCCATCGCCCGCCTCCAGTGGCACCAGAAGATCGTCTGGATGCTCAAGAGCTGGATGAAGTGA
- the rpsP gene encoding 30S ribosomal protein S16, with protein sequence MALKIRLSRIGATHNPIYHVVVAEARSRRDGAAVEILGTYTPRSKKEQLSLDVARAEYWLSKGALPTDTAKGLIKKARKNAPAAEPAAAEA encoded by the coding sequence ATGGCTCTCAAAATCCGTCTTTCCCGCATCGGCGCCACTCACAACCCGATTTACCACGTGGTCGTGGCCGAAGCCCGTTCACGTCGTGATGGCGCGGCGGTCGAAATTCTCGGCACCTATACGCCCCGCTCGAAGAAGGAGCAGCTTTCCCTCGATGTCGCCCGCGCCGAATACTGGCTGTCCAAGGGCGCGCTCCCGACCGATACCGCCAAGGGCCTCATCAAAAAAGCCCGCAAAAACGCCCCCGCCGCCGAGCCTGCCGCGGCCGAGGCCTGA